One window of the Dermacentor andersoni chromosome 10, qqDerAnde1_hic_scaffold, whole genome shotgun sequence genome contains the following:
- the l(2)34Fd gene encoding nucleolar protein 10 codes for MQVSSTNDVKIYNLSAGRSLPEWLSDRKKRMLAKKNAEIRHRIELIQDFEMPIVSTNVAISRDGQYVMATGTYKPRVRCYEVSQLSMKFERCFDSDVVTFDILSDDYTKMVFLHCDRYVEFHAAYGRYHRIRIPKFGRDMTYLPAACELYFGCDGPEVYRLNLDQGRFMNPIMTEAVAVNVCRVNSYHNLVCLGTQEGKVEAFDPRSRSRVGTLECALNSVTLDTEVEGMPSVTALTFKDALTLGVGTATGQILLFDIRSDKPLLVKDHLYGLPVKKIAFHSGADVVMSMDSKVLKLWDRSSGKAFSSVTPGVDLNDLCLVGSSGLFFLANEDKKVLSYYIPSLGPAPRWCSFLDNLTEELEETHQDTVYDDYKFVTQRELENLGLGHLVGTNLLRAYMHGYFLDMRLYHKAKALVQPFAYDEYRKKKIRDTVEAARKNRVESKLKLPTVNRELAKKLQEAAVAEVTVASRKDKKAPKTALLEDTRFKAIFENPDFEVDPASEEYRLLNPLVKSLDKRQKKKVDEAEVQGNSIMDLLNPVEQNGSSSEEESSDDDRTWTREVKKQHRMIKHEAKSTAEGPKMYELKSGVEFHGVIYGKGENVDIVKKQQKAAQKLTLAQRLDRNSTGAEVGASGNKMMTFALRKTKVEQDREENVRAHMVDRRKARRSAKGLKMSMKGLP; via the coding sequence ATGCAAGTGTCAAGCACAAACGACGTAAAGATTTACAACCTTAGCGCGGGTCGTTCCCTGCCAGAATGGCTATCGGATCGCAAGAAGCGCATGCTGGCCAAGAAGAACGCGGAGATACGGCACCGCATCGAACTCATCCAGGACTTCGAAATGCCAATCGTGAGTACCAATGTTGCCATATCGCGCGACGGCCAGTACGTAATGGCAACTGGTACGTACAAGCCACGCGTTCGCTGCTACGAAGTGTCGCAGCTGTCCATGAAGTTCGAGCGCTGCTTCGACTCCGATGTAGTCACCTTCGACATATTGAGCGACGACTACACAAAGATGGTGTTCCTTCACTGTGACCGTTACGTCGAGTTCCACGCCGCGTACGGGCGCTATCACAGGATCAGAATTCCAAAGTTTGGTCGTGACATGACTTACTTGCCCGCCGCTTGCGAGCTGTACTTCGGCTGCGACGGACCTGAAGTGTACAGGCTCAACTTGGACCAAGGTCGTTTCATGAACCCAATCATGACTGAGGCGGTGGCTGTCAACGTGTGTCGCGTTAACAGTTACCACAATCTTGTTTGCTTGGGGACGCAAGAAGGTAAAGTGGAAGCGTTCGATCCTAGGTCGAGGTCGCGAGTAGGAACCCTTGAATGTGCTCTCAACAGTGTCACCTTAGACACAGAAGTCGAGGGAATGCCGTCGGTCACCGCGCTGACATTCAAGGACGCCTTGACACTCGGCGTCGGCACGGCAACAGGTCAGATCTTGCTGTTTGACATTCGTTCTGACAAGCCACTGCTCGTGAAGGACCACCTGTACGGCTTGCCCGTCAAGAAGATCGCCTTCCACTCCGGCGCCGACGTTGTGATGAGCATGGACTCGAAGGTGCTTAAGCTGTGGGACCGGTCTTCGGGAAAGGCGTTCAGCTCAGTCACTCCAGGCGTCGACTTGAACGACCTGTGCCTTGTAGGAAGCTCTGGGTTGTTCTTTCTGGCAAATGAAGACAAAAAGGTGCTGTCATACTACATCCCGAGCCTAGGCCCCGCGCCACGCTGGTGCTCCTTCCTGGACAACTTGACAGAGGAGCTGGAGGAGACGCATCAGGACACTGTGTATGATGATTACAAGTTTGTCACACAGAGGGAGCTAGAGAATCTTGGCTTGGGCCACCTTGTGGGCACAAACCTTCTCCGAGCATACATGCATGGCTACTTCCTAGACATGAGGCTTTACCACAAGGCAAAAGCACTGGTGCAACCTTTTGCATACGATGAGTACCGAAAGAAGAAAATCAGAGACACAGTTGAAGCTGCAAGGAAGAACCGTGTTGAGAGCAAGCTCAAGTTGCCAACAGTCAACAGGGAACTGGCAAAGAAACTTCAAGAAGCAGCTGTAGCCGAGGTTACGGTAGCTTCAAGGAAGGATAAAAAGGCTCCAAAGACGGCCCTCTTGGAGGACACGCGATTTAAAGCAATATTTGAAAACCCAGACTTTGAGGTTGACCCTGCCAGTGAAGAATACAGATTGTTGAATCCACTCGTGAAGAGTCTGGACaaacggcaaaagaaaaaagtggaTGAAGCCGAGGTGCAAGGCAATAGCATCATGGACTTGCTCAATCCAGTCGAACAGAATGGCAGCTCAAGTGAAGAGGAGAGCTCAGATGATGACAGAACATGGACAAGAGAAGTCAAAAAACAACACCGGATGATAAAGCATGAAGCAAAATCGACAGCAGAAGGTCCTAAGATGTACGAACTGAAGAGTGGTGTTGAGTTCCACGGAGTAATTTATGGAAAAGGTGAAAATGTAGACATTGTGAAAAAGCAGCAGAAGGCAGCACAGAAGCTGACGCTTGCTCAGAGATTGGACAGGAATAGCACAGGTGCAGAAGTGGGTGCCAGTGGGAATAAGATGATGACATTTGCGTTGAGAAAAACGAAAGTTGAGCAAGACAGGGAAGAGAATGTGAGGGCGCACATGGTCGATCGGAGGAAGGCTAGGCGCTCAGCAAAAGGGTTGAAAATGAGTATGAAGGGACTGCCTTAA